The sequence below is a genomic window from Zonotrichia leucophrys gambelii isolate GWCS_2022_RI chromosome 26, RI_Zleu_2.0, whole genome shotgun sequence.
TGGCTGCCAACAGCTCTGACAGTGCTCCCTTTGTCACAGCGGCCCCTGAATCAATGCTGAGCTGTTCCTGAAATACCAGAATCTGCTGAATGCATTCAAAAGAAGCAGGGATAGTGCAAAGTGAAGAATAGAAGAGTCCCACTGCTGAGAACCTGCCTGCTAACCAGTCCTACAACTGGGAGCAGGGTCCAGCCTGATCCAGTGACAGCTCAggcccctgggcagcccctgagtGCTGTTCTTGAATGAAGAGTGGCTGTTTTATAAAGCTGATTCTATTATCACACTTCTAATGCTAAATTAAAGCAATTATGTCTGCTAGAAATGAGACACTCCGTGGTGTCTAAGACCATATTTCACCTACACATGAATTGTGTGTCTGGGTGAAGTAAATGTGGCATTTAAAGCAGGTACCAACATTGGAGTGTCacatttttctctaaaaagaaaaatacaacttCAGGAGATTGCAATTTGGAAGAATTCTTGAGGTGGAACACTGCACACATACCCCACTGCCCTCCCCTTCTGGGCAAAGTCAGTACCAAAAGCTGAAATTGCCCACCCAGCCTTAAAATTGTTTCTGAGAGCTCGTTTGCAAATATAGCttattattttggaaaaaaaaaatcaggaagagAAAACCATCAAGTTGCAACATTATCAAAGAGCcttctttgtttgctttcaagTTAAACTGGTGAAAATTCATCCAGTACCAAAACATGACCCTGAAGCCCCTCAAAGAGGAGCACGGATTTACTTCTACAGATGAATAAGAATGCTCAAGATGCTCCTTGCATGGAGAAAATCCCATGTTTTGGGGCAGGTGGTGTTCCACATGACACTTGGCACACTTAAATGTCCTTATAGTTACTCCATAGTCACTTTtctccataaatatttttttaaaaccaacaCCCATATATTAAAGGCCTATTATTTCAATATTGGCTGGGGTGAGCAATGGAAGTCTTCTAAGCCACTGTGACTTGCTGGCATAAAAATGCCCTTTGAATTAGCTATTAGACTGATTAttgtatttgcattttcattttattcacaGCAAAGTGAAGTTCAGAATACTTGAAAGCTGCTGCAATATCTCAAAGGGCTGTTAAATTATTAGGTAAAGCTGGAAATAACACAAAACACAGAATGTCAATGACATGACTCGAATATCAAGATAACTTTTGAGAATTCCACAGTGAAGGAAAATTTATCCCTGATTTAGAGCTGCATTGTAAAGCAGGATCTGCTTGCAGGCCACAtccaggtgtgtgccagccagGGTCAGCTGGAGTGGAACCAGTGGCATTTATAGCATTGAAAATAGAAAGTGCTTTCCATAAAAACAGACTCATGTCTCAAAGTGCTTTCAGTTTATCAGTGACAAGAAAAAATTCTCTACAAGTTTTTACAGTTATCTTACAGTGATTTTCAGCAGGTTTGCCTCGGAGGAAGCGTCTCTGTTTCTAGTTTCAGGACGTTGGCTATTCACAACTCAGGTCAGCTGTGGTGAGACCCCTTGGCTCACTCTGGAAGCTGGAACTCTCTTTAAGGCTTCTCAgagctcccaccctgcccaggcagcagaggggagcagggcagggctgcacctgcagcacctggagcagcactgagggaaaCAGAGAGAGCCAGCTCCCTTTGGGTGTCCCTGCAGACACCCACCTGCACGAACAGCCACACTGAAATGGAGCTCCTCAGCCCCAGATCAGTGGAACAGTTCATAACGACACTTATTAATAACTGAGGAAATAAGGACActttggggggcacagggctgtgagtgACAAGAGACCcctcagggagagcagcacagcactgggcacCGCTGGCACCCACCAGCCCAAGGAAAAGGATTGCTCCATGTCCTACACCTCCAAAGTGCTTCACAGCCTTCCAGCCAGGcctcacagcctccttccaCGAGGAATAATTGCCAACAGAAACATTTACAGTGACCAAAAGGCACAGCAAAGCAGGGCCCCtgctcccaaagctgctcctggagaagggtCAGAGTCTGGCATGGCAGGACAGGCACTgactgctcagagctgggcttaAGGCAGAACTGATTTGCTCCAAGCTCTTAAGGACAGCAAGGGTCAGGATCAAGGCATCCTAAGCTCTCCTCCTACCTCACTGGCCTCACATTCTTATTTCAATCCCTGACATTTAGATATACACTGCTTTACTTCCATTGTGCACATCTCTCAGTTGGTTTCTCCCTGCTCTCAAACATGCTGGAGTCAAAccaattaaaaaccaaaccaaaatcaaCCTTTCCAGTGGTGATGCTCTCTGAAGAGAGCTGAGGATGCTCTTTGGCTTTCCTAGACAGCCAATCAGGCTGCAATTCTGAAAATAATCCAGGAGGGAGAACAGGAAAGAGGGAAACCATGATTGCTCACGTAACACGGCAGCGGCCTGCCCTCCACAGTAACAACTCTCCATGGCAGTCTTTGAGAAAAGTCCAGTTTGGGCTCATTCCCCACCAGCAGTTCCAAGCAAGTGCATTTCCAGGCTGGGTTGGGACCATCCCTGGTGCCCGTGGAGAAGGAAAGGACCAAACCCAGGCACCTTCTTGTCCCCTCCTGAGCTCGGCCTACCGGTGGCTCGGGTAGGCGTAGGAGATGGGCTGGCGGGTGCCAGGCCGCACTGTGAAGGTGTTGGAGGGTGCCCCGTAGTGCGGGGTGCCGTGGGCAGGCCTGCAGGGAGAACAGAGGGACAGTCACCTAAAGTGAGCCCAGACAAACCTCGGGGTTGGGTCAGCACCATGGGGATGCATTTCAGTGCTTCGTGTCTCCCCTCAGTgaggtgggatgggagggacATGTGCACAGGGTCACAGCTGGCACCAGGGAAGAGCCAGGAACGGTCACTGCCCTCAGAGCAGGAGCCAAGGGGCAGTGACTCCCCTggagccccagtgctgctctggggccattccaagggacactgagggcagggagggtgggCTCAGGGTGGCACATGGGCTCAGGGGGCACGTACCTGCTGGCTGTCAGCACGCTGGCAGGCGAAAAGTCCCCGTTCTGCCCCTTGTACTTGGCCTCAGCCCCGGTGCCACCGTAGGCCGCGGCTTTCCCCGCAGCATCCATGGACGCCCGCCTGCCCTGGGCGCTCGAGGGGCCGTTCCTGAGGCCGGGGCCCGGGCgccgagccccctccccaggcgTGGAGCTAAATCCTCCGGGGCTGTAGGAGGAGAGGGTGGAGGACAGGGTGCCCGAGGCCCGGGGGGCTGCAGCGGCCCGTGGGTAGGAGCTGTCGGGCTCCGACATGTACAGGCGCTTCTTGATCAGTGGCCGTGggttggggccgtggctggggaAGCTCGAGGAGCTGCTGTTATCCGGGTACTGAGGCGTGAGGTCTCTGTTCCTCCAGCTCTTCTCCAAGGGTGGCGGAGCCGCTGGCTCTGGGTTGCTGCTCCCGTAGATGCGGCTGTAGCCAGCCCACCTGAAATAGCGCGGCTCTCCCGAGCCCCGGCCGCTGTCAGGGACGCTGGGGCACTTGCGGCTCTCCTCACGGCTCGGGAGGGGAGCCTCGTTGGCCTCATTGCTGAATTCGGGGGGCGGGGGGATAATGCCAAAGTCCAGCGCCGTGTCCCCATTCTCCTCCTCACTGGGAGCTccgtgccgggccgggctgggctgtcccGAGTCCAGCAGGCCCCGGAGCAGGCTGGAGGCAGCGGCTCgctggggcctggggagctgCGCCTCACCCACCGCCCGCATGGCCCGGCCCTGCTCCGAGGAGCTGGAGAACGAGGGGGGCTTGCTCCAGCCAgaccctgctgggctggccGCAGACGGCCGAGGCACCACGGTGAAGGAGAAGGGCTTGGACTCGTTGCGGAAGAAGCTGGTGGAGGAGGTGGTGTCCGAGGAGGCACTGCCGAGTCTCAGGGCCGGCCTCACCCTGagtgcagctgctccatccccgggCTGGCGGCCCCGCTGGGCGCgctgctgggctgccagcagcagggccatgggCGAGCCCCGCTCCACGCGCTCCCCCGTCACGGGGTGGATCAGCACCTCCTCCTGTCCCGCTCCCGAGGAGCCTGGGGGGCTCCTGTCCGAGCTCCCGGGACAGGGCGGCTCGGTAGAGCCCGGGACACAGGGTGGCTTGGCTGAGCCCGGGACATGGGGTGGCTCGGCCGAGCTGGCCCCAGCCCGGTGCACTTTGTACTGGAAGATGGCcgagctgggctgtggtgctgggctctgtgcaggggacacaggggccgagggtgggctgggagctgggggctcCTCTGCCGGCccctggggtggctctgggggacTCACGCTGCTGCTGAGGGACCCAGGAGGAGGGCTCACATCCTCTGTGAccttgccagcagcaggagcaggatggtcCTCGTGGTCTGTCTCATGCTTCtccacagcagccactggggctgggagcgggCTGGGGACTGGCTTTGGCACCACTGAGTCCCTCGTGTCAGGGGCGCTCTTCCTCACGTCAGGGGGGCTCTTCCTCACCTGTGGGGTGCTGATGCCATTCTCCACAGCCTGCTTCTGGCTGCTGGGCCCTGGGGCAGGTTTCCCCTCCTTCttcagggacagcacagcctccAGCTCGTTCCTGATCGTCATCACACTGCGGGGCTGCGTGTCAGGGTTGCTCTCTGGGGCGGtgactgcagtgctgggagaacCCCCActggtgctgggggtgctgctgggtgccTCTTTCTTCTCAGTCTCCCCTCCCTTGGGTAGCCCCGTGTCCTTCCTGGCGATCTGGGGCTCACTGAGCCCTGGCTCACGGCTGCCAGCACGGCTGGGACTGCTGTCCATGGGCTGGGGAGCTCCTGGCCTCTCCAGAGGCCTCTCCTCACGGCGCGGGGAGCGCAGCAGTGCCGAGAGCTCGTCCCGCAGCTTGTTCAGGTTGCTGGCATCCTTCCAGTCATCCTCGCAGCTCGGGTAGTCCGGAGGAGGCAGGTCCAGGTCGTTGGCAGTGAGAGGCTCAGATTTTGGAGGGGAGTCTCTCCCGGCTGTTTTCAGCTGGGGAATCCTCTCCCCCTCGGAGCCCGGCAGAGGGGACTGGCGGCCGGCGGGATTCACGCCTTGGCCGAGCCCAGTGCCCGGCTTGGGGCTCAGTGGAGGGGGCACGGCCGCCTTCCCCAGGCCCTGTCTGAGCCCGGAGCTCCTCTGCTCGGCCTCTCCCGGCCGTGCCTTGCTGGCAGCTCTGATGGTGAAGCAGGGTGGCAGGGGCGGCCGGGCGTGGGGCTGCCTGGGCACGGGGGGCTCCTGCCGGCCCTCCTGCACCGGGATGGACGAGGAGCGcgccggggccggcggcggcaCCTTGAACGACCGGGGGAAGGTCAGGTGGGGCTCGGCCTTGGGCTGCAGGCTctccttggggctgggggctgcggGCACCCCAGGCTCGGCAGCGCAGAGCGGCCCCTCGGCGTCCCCCTGCCTCGAGTTCAGCACGGTCTCTGATTTCCACTTGGACATGCCGGGGCCGGAGGGGTCGCGGgcgcccggcggggcgggcgggatGAAGTCTGGGGGAGCAGGAGTGCTGGGCGAGGACAGGGCCgaggcgggcggcggcggcgctgccatGGCGGGGGGCGGTGGCACCAACTCGGGTGGCACTGGCGGCGGTGGCGGCAGCATCTCGGGGGGTGGAGGCACCGGCGAGGCCACGGGCGGTGACACGGGCGCCGGAGGGGGCGGTGGGGGCACCGATGGCGGCGGGGGGATGTCTTCATCCAGGTCGTGCCCATCGAGGGCCTGCGGGCGCAGGTCCCCCACCGAGCTGTACATGCGAATATTGCCATTGAGCTGGgagccagagcctgcaggagagAGAGCTGTGAGAATCTGCCCATCGCTgctgagccagcctggcctgtgcCCGTGGCCTGGCCAGCCAGCCAGCCCCTTGCCGGGCTTGTCTAAAACATCCTGAACTTAACAGCCACTCTGCCTCACCCCTGAAGAATTTATTAATTCTCAATGacttcaaaaaataattaatagcaGACTCTACTTTAGCATGAAAATATATGAGCAGACTGTCTGCTCCTGAGCTgggtacacacacacatttcctgCCCCGAGGGCTCCGCGAGCgctctgtgctggccagggCTCCACAGAGAACATCCCTTACCAAGAGCTGCCTTCTCCACAAAGTCTTCTGGCACCGACGGCGTTGGCACAGCCACCCCGTGGGATTCCTGGGCGTTCTGCAGGAGTTGAGAAAACAGAGCTGTCAGTCTTACAGCCAGGGATCAGCGCTAAGGGCTGACAAGCAGCCGGTAATTTGTCCACAGAGCCCTGATGGGATCGGGGCAGTGTCTGTGATATGGAGGTCCCTGTGGAGGCTGCTGTTGACAGGCTTTGAGGGGACAAGTGAAGTCATCAAGACTGCACAGGCCATGGCCAGGATTCCCCTGTGGTCAGGCACCAAGGCTGGAGAGGAATTCTGCTATTTCCCATCTCCCTCAAGGAATTCAGCTATTTCCCATCCCCCTGGAGGAATTCAGCTATTTCCCATCCCCCTCAAGgctgcccagctgccagcagcagcccctcaccATTGATGTACCAGTGCACTGGGCACTTTGGTGGGCATTTCTCTGCAACAAGCACTGCCACAGTCACCTACACACAGACAGATCTCCAGCTTTTGTGAAACTGGCACAGCATACCTGAGCACTGTGGGGAAAGCTGCTCCttgtgtggtttgtgttttgctcAGTTACTCCCTTCATGCTGAGAGTTTGGCAGTGCCTGTAGCTGGTACAGGACCGGCAATTTGGCAGCCTACACACCCGGGAGGGcgcctgcagccagggcactgctgtaGTTGGTAATTGCAGCCACCCAGGTGAGCCATCGGGGCAGGTGACTcacctggagccagcagcaaaAGCCTCTCCTGTCCCTGACTCACGGGCTCcgaggggctggggtggctccaggacacacctgggcacccgtgtgcagggcacagatggggtgagctgggcacagctgggataagcagcacagccagggggtgTCACACTgggcctgggggcagctggggcacagcaatGTCAGAGACACAAAGCTCGATGGAGCATCCCAAGAGGGACACACTGTCCCATTGGCAGGCCCCACATCAATCCCTGCTCACCCCAGGCAGCTGTTTGCGCTGCTAACAGCCCTTGACAAAGGAATTGTTATCCTGCCATCAGCCTGCGCCTCTCCCCAGCCATTTCCTGCACACAAAAGCCTGGATAATGATTGAGCCCCTGCCCTTTGCCTTTCTCTGCCGTTATCACCGTTTTTACATGAGATTGCCGTGGGATTCCAAAGTCTCCTGGATCAAAGGTCACTTGGATTTGTCcatccagccccatccaggctcATCACAGCCACATTGCCCTGCCCGGGGAGCTCATTcaacagcagcacctgggctccTGTGGAAGAGCCCTGCAAAGCCCCAGATCTGGCCAAAATAATGGGAAATGCACATATTTCACTTGCTGCATCCATCACCCTGCAGTGACCAAAGATCCCCGATAACCACAAGGGACTGAGCAGTCACAGGTGAGCCAGGAGTGAGGGAATTCCTACCCTGGGATTGCACAAAGGACCAGACATCTCCAAGCTGATGGAGAAGCCAAGGGCTGCAAAGGCATGAGGGCAGATCCTGAACTTCATCTGGGAGCCAGAGGGAAGACAAAGGCCAAGAGAGGCACTTCAAGAGCTGATAGTTAAACTGTCCAGAGCAATGAGACACCAACATCACAAAGAACAAACCAGCAGTCCCCATTTGCAATGGAAATCCATTGCTGCAGGTTTGCAGAGCACCCCgagggagctgctcctttgcAGGGAAACAGAAATGTCTGAGCCCTGCATCACCTGTTGGAGGAGTGCAGAGGGACTGGCAgtcagagcagagccctgcaaagCTGGAGGACACAGCCTGCACTCCATAAAGGAGCAGAAACCATGGACGTGTCATTTCAAACTGGGCAAGCCTGTTCCTCACCAAAACCTTCTGTGGCAGCTGCTAATGCTCAGCATCTCTCCAAAACCACCCATCCCCACGTCATGAGGTGGCTTCTGAGGTGGAAAGCATCCCCAGCACgctgccagcctgcagagaTGGTTGGGAAGATTGTTCCCGGTGCTTGCTGGGGTGTGGCCAGCCCAGAAAAGCTCCAGCTGAttcagggcaggctctgggtgctgtgccaggaACTTGCATTTCCAGTTTGTGGTGCCTGAATCAGATCGGGGCCTGCTGAGGATGCCGTGGGGGGAAGCTTTCACTGCAAGCACCAGGAATCACTTTTCATCCCTGGAACAGAGTCAGCCCCCAGTGAAGGGagcctgcctgtccctgtggtCCCCAGCTCTCAGGAGCCCTCCCATTCAATCACCAGGGTTTGAGGCTGCCCCTTACAAAAGCCACCCAAAATACAACTGCTGAGCACCCTGGGCTCTCAGAGACACCAAGAATTTCTCTGAGTATGAGCAGCTGCCCCCAAACTCCCTGGTTTTGAGTAGGGCAGTGTGGAGTTTGCAGCAGGAGTTCATTCCCCGGGatacctgcagggctgggggagcagggggacCCCTCTGTGCAGTCCCTGCTGCATTcctgtgggacagcagggctggggcagggagctgctgctccttgggaaGAGCTGCCAGGTGCAgaggctcaggagctgcagggcagggtgtgaGCATCCTCCTGACTCACCCAGAGCCGCTCCTGGGTGGGTGGAAAGGGttaaggcaggagctgcagaacagcCCCGTGCAGGTGTGTACCTGGGGCAGGTATGTGcgaggcagcagcagagtcaGTGCCAGATCAAATCATCATCAAACCTCACCAAAAGCGTGCAAACACCCAACACACACCGGGCCTCCAACACACTGCCTTTTCCTGCTGATTCCTTCACAGCTGGGACTGCGAGGGGAAACCCAGGCTTGTGAGGGACCCTCAGAAGGGACAGAGAGCCCCAGGgccagctgtgcctctgtgggcagcagcagcagggcttggaTGACAGCCCTGAGGACTGGGAATGGTTTTTCATACAGAGATTGAAAGAATCACCCCCGCACAGCCACAGCATCACCtcaccctgtgctcagcaggactggtgcagcactgctggctccagcCACTCTCCTGATCTGGGACAGCACCAGGGAGATGAACTGCAGTGCAAGCCTGATCTACCATCCCCGTGCTCAGCAATTAGCTTTTAATTGAAAATGCAGTCTGACAGTGCTCACACCTCTCCCTCAGTGCCTCctctgtgccccagagcagcctgagctcagaCCACCCCCAATCCCTCATAGCCAGCCTCATTGCAGAGGGgttctgctttcatttctgctcccctcagctgagagcagcagctctgggcctgggcaccagggcagcccagcagcgCTGGGGCACTCACCAGGGGCAGGAAGGTCAGCAGGGGCCGGACCCTCGGGCGGGGTTTGAGCGTGGCCGTGCCCGGGTCTGTCACCGTCCCGAAGCGATTGTCCCCATAATAGACCTCGATCACATCACCTGGGGGAAGAGCAGagagtgagcagcagcactgagctgggcactgctgagaacagcacagacacctgaggtcacacagagctgggcagaatTCACTGCAGCAGCCCCCGGGGTGGGCACAGCCCATCAGACCCTGGGCAAAAGCTGGGTGTCCTGGAAATGAGGGGAACACAGGACAGGAAGgtccctgtgtgcaggacaGGCACTCCGAGCCCTGTCACAAAcctgcagagcactgagagcCTGGGGAAAAGCTGGGTGTCCTGCAGGTGAGAGGGATGCAGGAGAGGAAGGGCCCTGTGTGCAGGAcaggcactcccagccctgccacactcctgcagagcacagagagccttccctgagctctgcaggatgagctggagcagctcagaagGAACAGGAGGCAatcctggctgggctgagcagcaggaattgatagggaggagcagggacagctcctgccctgcccagcactctgggcacagctctgccatcccaGCCAGAGGGATGCCAGGTGCTCCAGCACCCTCCAGCCTGCTCACAGAGCAGTGCCCTGCGTGGGgagacagcagggcaggaagtcccagggccctgctgtgACAAGCAGGAGCAGCCGTCAGGAATTCCTGGTTCCCAGCCTTGTGCTTTCACCTTGAGCCACACCTCTTGGGCTGGTTTATTTCTGACAGCGAATAAAGctcataaaattaatttaattacgTTCTTTGTGTCTGATTAGCAGCATGAATTAACAAGCAGAAAATAGTGAAGCATGTAAACCCCACCTTGGCTGGAAGGAGATACACAAATAACTCGTAGCCAAGGAGACAGACATTAAAGAAATTCTGGGAGTTtgaggaaggagggggaaaCAACGAAATGGCTCTGATTGaagggaaagctgcaggagTGTTCCCAACAACAGACCTTGATAgtgaaggaagggaggagaagaaggaggatgGGCAGAAATGAGGAGGAACCTCCCAAGGAAACAGCTTTACACCAAGTCCAGGAAAAAGAGGAGGGCAAATGCTCTGTGTATGTcccacagaaggaaaacacttGCATGAACACCTGGAATGGGGAACCTGACAACACCAGGGGCTGGGCAtgaggcagcacagcctctgctgagggatggaggcaggagaATTCCACACAACCTTCAAACGCaccacagagcccaggagcaCGCCagcttctcccttctcccactcagcacccccaggttaccctgggacacccccaggagcatctgccctgctgcccctgcaggcgCTCACAGCCTCCCCTCCCTCACACCAAACTTCTCCCACCACGAGTGATTCTTTACACAAAGGACATTTTCTCCAGCTTTCAAATCACCGCCCAGCTGTGCTTCAGCCAGCCTGGTCCTACCAAGCCTGGGAGGGGCCCAGAAGcacccaggaggagctgctgcagtcccAGGGAGGACAGGAGGTGCCAGCAAAttgcctggaagtgttcaagggcaggctggatggggcttggagcagcctgacctggtggaaggtgtccctgcccatgacagggagTGGAATAAGAGGAGTTTTAAGGTCTCTTTCCACCCAatcactctgtgattctgtgatgattaATTCTGTGGGTGACCCCGCATGCAGTGAGTAAGGAGCAGGAATTAAGGCCAAGGCAACAGGAGAGTTTGGACTCAGACAGCCCAAGCAGCAACAGAGCAGTTCTGAGACTTGAAACGATGAGTTTTATATTTAACAGTCACTAGGTAAACCCAGTGAGAAACTGGATTAAAGATCACAGGGACTTTGATCCTAGATTACTAAGCATCGCTACCCTGAATGctttaattaaaggaaaatgaagtgCTTGTAGTTGTGTTTTCTCTGCTAGATAAACAGGACTTGCCTGCTGGGAGCCCATCAGCAGCAaaccctgagccctgccagcctcctTTCCTGGAAGGAGGATCAGGAAATGCACCCTTGGaagctgtggggagcagctggctCAAAGCACCGGCCTTGCTTGGGCCACTCTCTGAcatccagcctgtcctggagACATTCGTGTTTGCTCGGCCACGGGAAATCAAATAAACAATTTGCCACGCATGTAATGGAACTTCTTCCTCCCCAGGGGTTGCATCACCTGGAGGAGGCGCAGCAGGTTTGAGCCGgggtgcccacagcaggaggaggaggaggctgcagtcACTATATTCAGGAATCTCTGAGTCAGGGACATGCAAACCTACACCCATTGCACGTTGCCTAACTTGTGTTTACTTTGTATGAGAAACCAAGGTGGggatctgcaggagcaggggactCCTCCAGGCACGGAGCCCTGCAGGAAACGGGCCAGAAacggggccagggctggggcagggcggGCTGTGTGTGGGTCTGGGGACAGCACGCTGGTCCCTGGGCTGGTGGACCCCTTTGGGCTGGTGTCCCACCtgagctgctgtccccactTTGGGCTGTCCCTTTGAGCTGCTATCCCCCTTtggggctgctgtccctgctgtcccactgcCACCGCACCCTCACGGAGCCCCATCCCGGGCACAAACTCCAGCAGGAGGATGCTAAGGAAGGAGCGATccaccagctgctccccaggctcAGGTTTCAGGATTCCCggcccttccttcccctgcGCTCCGACCCACACctgagcagaaagcagaaagctTTCCTACTGCCCCTGCAGAACCGCAGCCACGGAAATCAGGCTCCTAATAAGCAGACACAgcaac
It includes:
- the C26H6orf132 gene encoding uncharacterized protein C6orf132 homolog, which codes for MKKHQPHSVQGTFSRLFGKRHSSPSAASLFATNPPWIFTQEVTSDSAGGTGDVIEVYYGDNRFGTVTDPGTATLKPRPRVRPLLTFLPLNAQESHGVAVPTPSVPEDFVEKAALGSGSQLNGNIRMYSSVGDLRPQALDGHDLDEDIPPPPSVPPPPPPAPVSPPVASPVPPPPEMLPPPPPVPPELVPPPPAMAAPPPPASALSSPSTPAPPDFIPPAPPGARDPSGPGMSKWKSETVLNSRQGDAEGPLCAAEPGVPAAPSPKESLQPKAEPHLTFPRSFKVPPPAPARSSSIPVQEGRQEPPVPRQPHARPPLPPCFTIRAASKARPGEAEQRSSGLRQGLGKAAVPPPLSPKPGTGLGQGVNPAGRQSPLPGSEGERIPQLKTAGRDSPPKSEPLTANDLDLPPPDYPSCEDDWKDASNLNKLRDELSALLRSPRREERPLERPGAPQPMDSSPSRAGSREPGLSEPQIARKDTGLPKGGETEKKEAPSSTPSTSGGSPSTAVTAPESNPDTQPRSVMTIRNELEAVLSLKKEGKPAPGPSSQKQAVENGISTPQVRKSPPDVRKSAPDTRDSVVPKPVPSPLPAPVAAVEKHETDHEDHPAPAAGKVTEDVSPPPGSLSSSVSPPEPPQGPAEEPPAPSPPSAPVSPAQSPAPQPSSAIFQYKVHRAGASSAEPPHVPGSAKPPCVPGSTEPPCPGSSDRSPPGSSGAGQEEVLIHPVTGERVERGSPMALLLAAQQRAQRGRQPGDGAAALRVRPALRLGSASSDTTSSTSFFRNESKPFSFTVVPRPSAASPAGSGWSKPPSFSSSSEQGRAMRAVGEAQLPRPQRAAASSLLRGLLDSGQPSPARHGAPSEEENGDTALDFGIIPPPPEFSNEANEAPLPSREESRKCPSVPDSGRGSGEPRYFRWAGYSRIYGSSNPEPAAPPPLEKSWRNRDLTPQYPDNSSSSSFPSHGPNPRPLIKKRLYMSEPDSSYPRAAAAPRASGTLSSTLSSYSPGGFSSTPGEGARRPGPGLRNGPSSAQGRRASMDAAGKAAAYGGTGAEAKYKGQNGDFSPASVLTASRPAHGTPHYGAPSNTFTVRPGTRQPISYAYPSHR